CTGAAAGTCCAAGTCTTTAACATCTTTCTCGCACGAATATTGTAGTGGATAGGGTATTTGGAATCCACTTATGCATTCCTGGTTCGAAGCTCTCCCTTTCtttaaattattgtatttttgAATAAACAAAAGTTTATTCTTAATTAAAGGACACATTGCCTCAAGATAATTACGGAGCATaaacaaaagataaaataaaacactAACAAGGGTTCTAATATGTGCTTAATTGGTCAGGTTCTAATTTTTCAATGGAAAATATTCTAATTTTTCAATGGAAAATATGAGGGTCGTTGTCTATGAGGATCAATTCTTCTCTCTACGCATGTCTCATTTAACAagagtgtgtgaatagcactatccTCTTTCTAAACCTTTAGATTATACGCAATATTGGTCTGATTGCAATTAGCCAAAACAAGGGGAAAATTTCGTTTTCCTTTTTGACAAAATAAGGAGAGTAATCGGATTGTGTTTGACCTATATATGCGACACTATTAATGTAAACAAAGGGTAATCTGATTCTGTTTGTTCTAACTCCTTGTTTCTCTGTGTTTGGAGCAACGTCGAATACCATATTTATCTCTTTAAACCTACGCGCTtttcaagcctataaatacaattaGGAATGagaaattacaagtaaagagcTCCTTGTGAGATTCTATTCTTCTAATAATATTATTGTATTGTAAAGTTATATAAGATGGTTAATACATTATCGCTCGTCCGTTTTCTGGTCATTCTTGTTCTTTTCGGTTCAGGTAACGTCAACAAATTATCTGCACATGGGAAGGGTATACTTTTGTATACTTCATGTTTTTTTCCTTTGAAAAAATTGTATTGTAGCTTCTAGTTTGGTGGCAACGAGACCGATGGATGAAGGTGTTCGCCTCCTAAATTCGCCATGGATCTCGTGGGCATGTTGGGAATTTACTCGAACAAGAAACTGGTGGATGCGAGTatgccactactagatgccaCAAGTAGACAGGATCTGAATGATTGAGATTCCGCTTGAATTCGACCTAACCAAGAGATTGTGTCATTGAGTGAGAGTGACTCAAATCAAGGTTATTTCTTTACCTTAAagataaggactttacttatgtGGAGAGATGTAACAATATGTAAATGGTAGGGTTGCTAGAAGTGCAACTGACAGAAGAAAGTAAATGGCTGGTATTGTAGATTgcttgtaaactaaatgactgGGAATGAGTTGTACAAAAATGTATTTATTTAAAGTACAAAACATTGTAAGTACAAAGGGATGCCAAATACAAGGTTGGAGCTTGTTCCCGAGGGATCGGGCAAGTTGCTCTAGTCTTATGGCAATTTCTGGTGGTTTGGGAATGGCTTGGAAGGTTGTGAATAAAACTACAAAGGAAATCGATACTACCAGGTGAGCAGCAGagctaaaaacaaagaaagtaaAGGGTGCTTGGCTAAAAGTAAATGTCTACAAGGAGATTGGAGAGTTGATTTGAGTAGAGTTGTTTGATTGATTGTTTGAGTGTCTATAATCCTTGAGCCTCTACTTTTTTTATATAGAGATTTGAGAGAACCTCTTTGCTGAGAACATTGAACTTGCATGATAGAACTCCACTGCCAACTTGCatgtgaaataatattaaaataggCAGGCTTGCATTTCCACCACATGTTTCCACCACATGTCCATCTCCCACttgcaaataaataataattaaaagaagcaagttggctTCTTTCACCATATGTCCACTGCCAGAATGTCTGCGTGTTGCCTTCCAATCCACTTGCAATGAGAAAACATGCAATTGTTTTGATTAAACAAAAATCTTGGCACACCTCCACCAcccaaacaaaagagaaaaacattattttaatgtCAAACTATCCCACTAGATGCAACCAAATATCTTCTAAGTAAGCATTTTTGCATAATAATCCTCCAAATACCCTATCTTGCCTGAATGCCCTAAATAAGTAAAATTGTGCACATTTTAGGAGCAAACAGTGAACAGAAGGCACTTGCGGTTCAACGTTAGAAGATGTCAAATGTGAAATTCCAGGGCCGAGTCAATCATGCACTGAGAAATGTATCTCTAGATTTCCTCAGTATCGCGTAACTAAGGGAGTTTGCCAAGAAATCTACAAGCTTCCCAGAATTGGAAATATGTTATATTGCTTATGCTCATATCCGTGCTagattctctccctctcttcatGGATTATcaataagaaagaaagaaaacaaaatatctATACCCTGTTTAATATCTATTTGATTTTTAGTGTTTacgttttaatttttgtttaatatatGAGGAGAATGTACGGGGAAGAGAGGATAATTGAGTACGAGTGGGAAAGAATACTGAGAGAGATAAAGAAGAATGTAAAAGATCAAGTAGATAACGTGtggttagaattttttatttattttatttttataaatgatgatgatgaaggattAGACAAGTCGATCTACTCATATAATTGATCATCAAACTACAAATAGTCTAATTTCTAGCACGCACAAAGCAATCAGAAAGAACCAACTCCCCGAGATTTAACCATCAACTACAAAACAAGAAGGTGATATCATATTTTCGCATAACCAAATGATTGGGTGTGAGTTAGCATCATGTATTAACATTTTGATTTCATCCAACATTTAACTTATATAGTGACCTTCCATATATTTCATCCCTTGCAAAGGTGGTAAAAAGGTCTGATATTAATCAAGGGAAATAATCAACAATATCCTGTAGATTTATTTGTAAATGTGACATAGTATTTGAAACCATCTATTGATTTACAAAGTGCTGGACCTCAAAAATCACTATGCACAACTTGAAAAGGAATACAGAATTTTTTCAGAAGATGAGAAAGGAAGTTTTCTAAATTTTTCCTCTAAACAACTTTGACACATTGTAGGTAAGAAATCCTTCACAACTGACACTTTGGACTTAATAAGTATGAGAGATAATATTGACTTGAAGGGATgacttaggggtggtttgggagtgaggtgcttaaaaaaaaacacccatgaaaaaaagctgtgagggttttaggtgtttggtaaactaaaaaaaatggcttattttggaagctgctgtgagaataagctgaaatcaaaggaaaaagttgaagctgctatttgcagctttggaaaactggcttttttttcaaagcacacagagctacagtgctcctttaatgaaaaaactcactatcagactgtttttttttttttccaaaagcacttttacaaaaaagtttaccaaacactttgctgatttatttcacaaccgcttattctcacagcacagccgcttattcttacAGCCATGgaattaaatatcgatattatcggcgaaatatcgccgataatatcgtttttttccAACAGCGATATTTTCAAAGTATTCAAATTGATTATcgtgataatatcgcgatattatcaataatatcgataatatcgctctctctctcaccgTCGTCGGAACTGCAGCCGAGCTCCGTCGTCGCAGCTGCCAAGATCTGCGCCTCTCacaggtggtgatggtgctcgCCGGAGTGTGCGCCACGGTGGAGGTCACGGTGTCGTCCGCCATTCTTGCAGAGGCGGGAGAGAGAAGACTGATGATGtgtgatgatggtggtgtcGTCCTCGAGCTGCTCGAGTCGAGCAGATGGTGCTActgctgtgtgtgtgtgtggtcacggcaagagagggagagaggtaagaggattttgagagagagagagagagagagagacagtgcagagaagagagagagagtcgaaGTGAGTGAGAGAAGGAAATGGCTTGGTCCCTGGTGTGGATTTGCACTTTGAAGTgtgtctgtgcgtgtgtgtgtgtagaagtggggtgtgtgtgtgtgtgtgtgtgtgtgtgtgttatccgagaGAAATCCACACTTTGAAGTGTGTGTGTAGAAGtgggatgtgtgtgtgtgtgtgttattgaAGTGTgtgtctgtgcgtgtgtgtgtgtgtagaagtgggatgtgtgtgtgtgtgttattgaAGTATGTATcgtggggtgtgtgtgtgtgttatccaagagaagaaaaaaaaaatccaaacctgCTTTCAAAATATCCAGCCCATGTGTCAGTCCGTGTGTGTTAtccgagagaaaaaaaaatgtaatgtataaagtttaaaatattgtactaattcattatatataaatgattatggtgtgtttaaatttctttcattaattactaaaaattttctacactcacaatgtttgccagctcgctatataatcaacttgataatgttaaatccatcatgcaatgcatttccttccaatttttttgtgataaactaatagataattgactaaataaacatcctgcaaagtttcaataaaaatttccaagtttttcttacaatttccgtggtttccatgtaatttttatcgatatcgatattatcccgatatttccatcgatatttccgtgttttcggactaccgatatttccgatattaccgatattttcttccttgcttacaacaatattttttcaaagcacaacaataccaaatcagccctTAGTAAGTCTGCTATGCCACTTTGGACTTAATATGCAATTGGGTGAAGGGCTTGATGCTTTGGTGATGGACTGAAGGAAGCAAGTGAAAGATGGGATACAATCCATTATTTCATAGGCCTTTGAATATAATTCTCCCTGTGGCTTTGTCCTGAATTCAAAAGGAAAATGCATCGAAAATCAACCAATAGGTATTGTCCAAACAAAGTCTATACACATACACTAAGTTATGAGACAACTTTGGAACATATAACAGTGAATTCAACTTAAGAGGATGAACTTGAGTTCAAAGGACTGAATTCCCTGTATGGGACACttgcaaaccttcaccattagctGTTTGCACTGTTTCATTCAGTGGATAAGGTCATGCCAAGGACAAATTGATGAGATTAGTGGTCATGTGGTTTGTAGCACCTGAATCTGTGAGCCAAACTTGTGGAGCAGATGGTGGTGCAGACATAGAGCTTGACACAGCATTTGACACATGAGATGGAATAGAAGGTGGCAAGACAGTAGACATATTGGATGGCATTGCATATATTTGATTTTCTCCAGGGAAACTAGAATGCATAGCAGTCATATGTGGTGTAAGTGTATAATTCCTATTTCTGTATAAGCAAAGTGACAGCACTATGATTTATCCTATTGCAAATTTGACAAGGTTTAGAAGAACTAGTGTTTCTGTAAACACAATTAGCCGCACCGTGTCCTTGTTGAGCACACAATTGGCAAGTGATTGTAGATGAGGATACTCCAGTGTGAAGTTGAGATGGATTTCCCAAAATTCCAGGAGTATACTTATGCGTTACAGGTTTAGGTTAGAGTACCTTTGACCTTGGTTATACTAAAACCTGCCTTTGCCTTTTGATTTGGAATAGAAAAGGTCGATTGCCTCCATTAGCCCACCCCTTTACCAAAACCTATAGCTTCGCCGTTGTAAACGACGGTGTTTTATGGTGGTACTACTACAACGACAAGCGACCAAGTGATTTTCATTAACGAAAGCAGAAAGAAATCAGTCCATAGGCAACATCAGCGAAGTAATCGGGTTGTGCTTGTTAGACATTTCCTTGTAGCCTATGCAACACGTATGCATGCAACACTGATGACTTGCTTTAAGACTTGTTTATACACCATTAAATGGAAAATATTTGGATATTTCCTATAAGGAATAATATTTCCCTTCAAACAAATCACAATTAGGCGAGTATACTTAGCTTTTCTTTTTGTGCTTATTGTGTTATCTTGGTACACTTGATTTACATGTAAGACGGAATGACTCCTTGCATAGAAGGAGCTAATTTAGTAGTGTTTATTTGTAGTTTACCATGTAGGTCTCGCTATAATATGTGCTTGTTTAACATTTCCTTATCTCCTGTGCAACATTAATCATTAATACATTGTTGGTGACTTGTAAGAATACATTCATCTTGCAGCTAAATCACAGTTTGACATATATACAaatctttttccttttgtgcTTTTTGTGAGTGATTTATGTGTATGTGTCAAATACACTTGATTTACATGTAAAACGGAATGACTCCTTGCATAGAAGGAGCTAATTTAGTAGTGTTTATTCGTAATTTACCATGTAGGTCTCGCTATAATATGTGTTGTTTAATTTCCTTATCTCCTGTGCTACGTGACAAATTGTAATTCACAACTAAAAAGGAATGGATCCTTATAGATTTGcccattaatttttatttttaatttacgATGTATGTCAAGAAATATTGTGATACAAAGACAAGATCACAGGCTCATAGCTATTTGTAGGTTTTCTTTTGCTCATAAAATGCTTACATTTTAAATGTTTAAGATGGCCAAATCATTTTCACTCCTCAGCTTTCTATTCATTCTTGTTCTTCTGTGTTCAGGTAACTACTTGGTCCTCCACATCCTATAGCAAATATCCATGCATGCCAAATTAACTTGTCATACATATGTGCAGCTACTACTGATGTGAAGAGATGCAAAGTGGTGATAGCGGATTATCGCTGCAATTAATAATACACGGTATGACGAGAAATGTGAAGAAAAATGTTGGTTGCAAGACCTCAGCAGCTCGTCGAAATGCGAAAATGCCCCCGGCGTGTCTGGTGACATATTTTGCACATGCATGGTTCATTGAGATTAGGGTTTCTCTTTTATGTTATATTGATTACACTCGACGGAATCCGCATAGGGTTGGTCGAGTTTATGCAATTGTCCACCTCACCATTATTGAACATGAAATTGTCTAATTCTTCTTTGATGTTTTCCTTAAGCATGGAACGGCAAGATCAAAATGCCTCAAAATGGCATGCGGACTTCATCTGGATCCCAAGAGGAAAATACAATGAATTCGCCTTTGTACACATTTGATTAGCTATCACGTATTAGACGACATTCACTAGCCCAAACGATTAAACATCTAATCAGCCAAGCTAACAATTTTTATCAAGCTTACACCATCCCGATCAACACGATATAAAATTAAAGATCTtaaaccataaaaaaaatgcatatGATACAGAGGTATCTAGCAATAACTAGTAAGAATTGAAAACCATAATTCCCAACATTATCAGTAGGACAGATGGTGGGGAAACATAAGATAAACTCGATGCTGATGGGGTCAGCTGTGGTCGTCCGATTCCTTGGGTACTTTGTGTTGGAGCTTCTGATTCATCTGATGGAGATGCTGGCTGCAGATCATCAGATGTTCCAGATTCTGGTGCAGGACCTGATGCAACTGCCTTAGAAGCTGTCCATCAATTCCAAGATATCAACGTTAGTACTATAGCCTTCATAAAAAAGAGTAAGTcttctttgaaatttaaaagaaaattagctAGTAATCAATAAATATTACCTCTTGGACTTGAAGAAGCTGTTGGTGGAGGAGTTAGCCCTAGTAACGAAGGACCTGCCAGTTCAAGTACTAGTTAACACGTTGGCACAAAGTCTCAGCCAATCTAGATGGGTCATGTAAGTCACAATATGTCGGACAATTGCCCAATTTAATAAGTCTAGTCTTTATATGTACTAGTTAACCGAAAATAAGACACGAGAGTCCATTTTAATTGATTAGTCTTGTCTTGTCTCAACACTAAACGAGGTTTAAATTTTTACATTCTTAGAATAACATGAATTTGAACATACCTGGAGCAGGTAAAGGACTACCAGAGGCTGCagattgagaagaaaaaaatcgcAAAATTAGATTTCGACTACAAGTGAATTATTGTCACCTAAAGTATGAATGAGTTTGTTAAAGGGTACTTGGCAAAACACTTTCaagatacaacaaagtatgaaatattcgatttgcaaaaccaaattatattcccatagaaataactagaaagaaattgtatgaatgtgatgaagagagaagagaaagcaaGGAAATTTTgtagacaacaaatttctgaatgaTTCTTCTTTTCTGCCAATGTTACCAATATATAGAGTATTGCACCCATtagacacatcatttagtttgagTATGTCTTTTCACTATGGAATACAACTTATTGCAGTAATATATCCAATAGACATATTTAATACAAAACATCGATTACCCAAAGATCATATATGTTATAGAGCATGCGGTCAGGTACCCAGTCAATGGGTATGTCTGTTAGCAACAATGAAAAGCTGCAATGCTTCAAATTGAAGAGATGCATTGGGCAAAGAACCCAGCTCTTTTCTACCAATACAAAACGCACGCATATACATATgcctattatatatatatatatatatatatatatatatatatatatatattcttgaaATATCCTACAAGTATAACACAaaagcagcaacaacaacaaaatatttTCCCACTAAATGAGGTCGGCTATGTGAATCCTACAAGTAtaacacaattaaaaaaaaacaaaaaacttatgTGAGTACGCACCCTTGCATTGCACTGGGACGCCTCCCATCTTACAAGCTCGAGGAAGAGAAAGCGCGAGGGTTCGGTTAATGGGCAGTTGGACAGGGACACCACCAGTTATAAGAAGACAAGCACAGTCCATGCCGGTGCCCATTAACGACTTTAACGAACTGCAACATCCGGCTGTCGGTGACCCGCCGTTGCTGGTACTCCCGGTGATGTAATTTGCGCATGGAGTGACGCTGCTTATCATTGAGGCTGTGCATGGTGTACTAATCTGCCCATTAACCAATCTTAGTGAAATGATTAGGAGGGTAATTGGGATTAGATTTAATCGACAATCCTTGAATGATTCCATGATTTTGTCTTCAATGGAAGGCTATAGGAATTGAAATACTGGGATTTAGAACTTAGTTGGGTTTGGCTCAAGTTGAGGAGGTATTTTATAGCTGATAAAATAGAGAGgttgagaaaatataaaaatgaaTAGTCGGTTTTGGAGTTCAACAACTATAACTAGGTTTTTTCACACTTGGACGAATCGTCTTTTACTTATAGCATTCTCTTTTACTTCTAGTTAGCGAGAAGATATTCAATAGGGAAACATTTTTAGTGTGTACATACGTCATGTCAAGTAGAGGgagatttgaataaaaaaatttaaaaaaaaattttcctCTACTTATGTAACATATAGCGTATAACTCCGTATTCTgaacacagaaacaaatttcTCATTCAATAGGGTGTGCGACTGGGTGGATCTCAAGTGGGATATCATGTAAGACTATGTGAAACCAAAATATAGataaggatttttttttgtcaaaaaaaaaaaacaaggattCTCTCTTCAATTCTCTTTTTATTCTCTCCCCTTCCCTCATGTTTGAACGCTAAAGATTCCATCATGTTTGAATGTTTGAACGCTCAAGATTTCATTTTATAAATCATCTtgtagagaaagaaagaagaaaaaaaaaacctgtgaGAGGAGAGGTGGAGTGtaaggaaaaaaagaaggaagagaatcTCAATCTCCCAAAAAATAGAGAGGTTTCATACTGTTGCGAACAGTGTTTAATAAATGACGAGGTATAAATTTTTACCGGAGTTTTCCTAATTACTTTTGACTTATACCTTATTGTAAATCCTCTTAACACATTGAAGGATATAGATCCTCTGGTGCAGTAGTGAACCATTTTAACAACTTGAACTGTCACATCCTAGCTCAGGTCCGGTTATATCCTGGACTCAACTctatcgtagcacgatattgtctgctttgggtcccaaccacgcccttacgattttgtttctgataACTCACACGAGAACCTTCCAGTttgtcacccatcctaggaatgctcttGCTTGAACTCGCTTAGCTTTGGAGTTCCAATgaaatccgaagccagtgagtctccaaaaggtctcgtgctaaaGAAtgtgagcatgtacatataagtcATAGATGATCCACTTTCCGGGACGATGTGAGATCTAACAACTACTTTACCGGATAATTGATGATCAAATTATGTAAATTTTATTCAATTATATATGACGTATTCCTCTCAAATATGAATATTATATATGTTTATCAACTTTATCTTACTTTTTGCTTTGACATATCAAGTTGTTACTGGGTAGCTCCAAAAACTAAGGTAGGTAATCTGATTTTAGAACATATCATTGGGCATGCTTATTATTTATATTCTAGTAGGATGAACATTATTAATTAATGACAATTTATTATCTTATTTTATGAAAAGCTATTTTTAGTTGCCAGCAAACACTAATTCAGTTGAAGTTGGCCACCCAAATACACCAAtcttttttttgacaaaaagtaCCAATTAATCTTAATTATTGtctcaacaaaaaaataattcccTATATAAATTCCATCCCATCCCTTATCTTTCCTCACTCAAACCCAAATCAGAAATATACAAATTACACACacatcttttaaaattttaatcaccTTAGTCCATCTCTTTTCATTATTTTAAAACAAGTCAAGTTGGCCATGGCATTCTAAGGGATTGAGATGGCTCTAGCCCTAGTCCTTGGGTCCATGCTATTGGGTGGAGCCGTGGCTCAGTCAAGCTGCACCAGCACAATCACAAGCCTGGTGCCTCAACTTCATTACTGGAAACTCATCAAACCCTTCATCTTCTTGCTGCTCACAGCTCTCTAATGTTGTCCAGTCATCTCCACAGTGTCTTTGCTCGTTGCTCAACGGTGGCGGCGCCTAATTGGGCATCACCATAAACCAAACACTCGCTTTGTCTTTGCCCGGTGCTTGCAAAGTGAAAACTCCTAACCGTTTTTAGAATTCAAAGTGAGAAAGtactagggttccgccgtcatcctaacaatcctatgtagttcttctaattacttatgaattacataTGCATATTTTGAAAGTTAGGTTTTTCTAAAGTATATCCTACTtagaacctccaacatagaatgtatatctaacatacaaCCCGTCCGTCATGTCCAGAttgaatgtgaacatgcaagactaattaagttttgtgaaaaccctttgaacaaccatataacccttaagatgtgtcgtccatcctaagaagttacacatattaaccatAAGAAACcttagtcaattttagggacagttctctgccaaaattgcatcaaattacttttctaaatatacTAATGGTCGTgaatcactaagacaattaTATAATTTTAACCGGTGATTAACAactcaaaacttgcatgcataaattcataagcaaattaaaaagagactacatattcttgctaaggatcatggcctcaccctatcaaaaagaattaattactcatattcataataaaaatcacaaagtctttattgaaatagaaaaagaataaaaacacCTTGAAAGTATAAGTCTTGAAATCTCTAAGTTTTGCCCCAAATATCCTCTCCAAAaattgcattaaaaaaaaagaaaaaaaaaagaagctgtagacatcgaaatttcggtaaataaatgttgaccgataaatcaaagtttcaacgctcatgtattacataaattttacacgtagcgtgtgtctaaacaaaaaaatcgaaataagttggaaaagtcatcaaacaggacacgtgtcaacacttggcagaaacgacttatttcatctgggatattatattcaaaattaggccttggaaaattctataaatagaaggctaattcattcatttgaggagaggaattcatattacaccttgaagctctgaagctctgaaactccgaagctctcaagcatccaggttcccgaatgatcaagaaagcccttttcgttcttcatcaaatcctccttcaagattaagccctgacggcccttgaagaaagtgttcttcgttcttcgttcttcgttcttcgttcatcattcttccaagatcaagccccgacggccccttggatcaacaaacttccaccttcaagatcaagccccgacagcccttgaagaaagtgttattcgttcttcgttcatcatccgttcttccaagatcaagccccgacggcccttggatcaacaatcatccaccttcaagatcaagccccgacggcccttgaagaaagcgttcttcgttcatcgttcatccaagatcaagccccgacggcccttggatcatcaaccatccaccaattcaagatcaagccccaaaggcccttgaagaacttccaccaattcaagatcaagcctcgacggcccttgaagaaagcaccatcgttcatcatccgttcatccaagaccaagcctcaacggccctttggatcaacaacgtcgacaaatctacacatccaaccgttcttcaagattaagcccaaaagcccttgaagatccgttcatcactgttcttcaagatcaagcccaaaagcccttgaagacccgttcatcaccgttattcaagatcaagccttaacggcccttgaagaaacactcatccttaaCATcaaagccccaacggctccttaaagatccgctcaaatc
This window of the Malus domestica chromosome 03, GDT2T_hap1 genome carries:
- the LOC103423548 gene encoding non-specific lipid transfer protein GPI-anchored 16-like; translated protein: MESFKDCRLNLIPITLLIISLRLVNGQISTPCTASMISSVTPCANYITGSTSNGGSPTAGCCSSLKSLMGTGMDCACLLITGGVPVQLPINRTLALSLPRACKMGGVPVQCKASGSPLPAPGPSLLGLTPPPTASSSPRASKAVASGPAPESGTSDDLQPASPSDESEAPTQSTQGIGRPQLTPSASSLSYVSPPSVLLIMLGIMVFNSY